GCGAGGACGGCCGGCAGCGTCTGCTCCTCGTTCAAGCAGGGGATCTGCACGATCAGCTTCACTGTGGCGGCCTCGTTGTCCGGGGGGTCGGCGTGCGGGTCACGCTAGTCGTTGCGGCGCCCGGCCATCGACTACAGTCGCCGCGTGCCGCAGCAGTCCGTCCCACCTTCCTCGGCCTGGGCACCCACGCTGCGACGTTCCGTCCGGCTCTTCCGCGCGTTCCGGCTCGAGCAGACCCGGCCCGACGTCTTCTACGGCGCGCTCGCCGAGGACTCCGTCGGGCACCTGTCGGAGTACGCCGACCTCGTCGGGAGCCGGATGCTCGACGTCGGAGGTGGCCCGGGCTACTTCCGGCGGGCGTTCGAGGACGCGGGAGCGACCTACTTCGCCCTCGACGCCGACGCCGGCGAGCTCTCCGGGCTCGGCGAGATCTCGCCGAGGACGGTGCTGGGCAGCGGCATGCAGCTGCCCTTCGGGGACGGCACGTTCGACGTCTGCTACTCCTCCAACGTGCTCGAGCACGTGTCCGAGCCGTGGCGGATGGCCGACGAGATGGTCCGGGTGACGCGACCGGGCGGCATCACGTTCATCTCCTACACCGTCTGGTTCGGCCCGTGGGGCGGGCACGAGACGGCTCCGTGGCACTACCTCGGCGGGCGTCGCGCGCGCCGCCGCTACCGGCGTACGCACGGGCACGAGCCCAAGAACAGGTTCGGCGAGTCGCTCTTCGCGGTGACGGTCCGCGCAGGCCTGGACTGGGCACGCGGGCAGACGGACGCCGAGGTCCTCGACGTCGTCCCCCGCTACAACCCGCGGGCCGCCCGCTGGCTGACGTACGTCCCGGTGGTTCGCGAGGTCGTCACCTGGAACCTCGTCATCGTCCTGCGCCGGCGATGAGCCCACCGACCACGAGCAGCCCGACGGCGATCACCTGGCGGTTCCGGCTCGTCGCGTGCTGCCTGGTCCTCGTGGCCCTCGCCTTCTCGCAGCGCCCGGGACGCATCGTCAGCGACACGAAGTTCGACCTCGTCGCCGACCCCGGCGCGATGCTCGGGCGGGCGCTGCACATGTGGGACCCGTCGGGTGGCTTCGGGCAGATCCAGAATCAGGCCTACGGCTACCTCTTCCCCATGGGGCCCTTCTTCTGGCTCGGCGACCTCCTCACGGTGCCCGGGTGGGTCGTCCAGCGGACGTGGTGGTCCCTGCTGCTGGTGGTCGCCTTCCTCGGCGTCGTCAAGCTGTGCGCCGCGCTGGACCTCGGGTCGCCGACCAGCCGCATCGTCGCGGGGTTCGCCTACGCGCTGTCGCCCCGCATCCTGACCACCATCGGCCCCATCTCCATCGAGGGCTGGCCGATGGCGCTGGCACCGTGGGTGCTGGTGCCGCTCGTCCTCGGCTCGCGGGCCCGCTCACCGCGGCGGGCCGCGGCGCTGTCGGCACTGGCGGTCGCGGCGGTGGGCGGGGTGAACGCCGCCGCGACCTTCGCCGTCATCCCGCTCGGCGCGGTGTGGCTGCTCACCCGCTCCGCGGGGCCCCGGCGCCGGGCGCTGATGACGTGGTGGCCGCTCCTGGTGGTCGCGGGCACCGCCTGGTGGCTCGTCCCGCTCCTCCTGCTCGGTGCGTACAGCCCGCCGTTCCTCGACTTCATCGAGACCGCCTCGATCACGACCTTCCCCACGACGCCGTTCGACGTGCTCCGCGGCACCTCGCACTGGGTCCCGTACGTCGACTCGACCTGGCGCGCGGGCAACGACCTCGTCTCCACGGGCTACGTGGCGCTTAACGGCGCAGTGCTCGTCGTGCTCGGGCTCGCGGGCATCGCGCTGCGGGGCAACCCGCACCGCCAGTTCCTGGCCCTCGGCACGTTGCTGGGCCTCGTCCTGGTGTCGCTGGGGCACTCGGGCAGCGTGTCGGGATGGTTCGCCGCCGACGAGCGGTCCGCGCTCGACGGCGTGCTGGCGCCGCTGCGCAACGTGCACAAGCTCGAGCCGCTGGTGCGGCTGCCGCTGGTCCTGGGGCTGGCGCACCTGCTCGCCGCCGCCGCAGCACGCGTGCGGGCCGCTCCGCCACGGTCGCTCCGCGAGCGGCTGGAGGACGGCGACCGCGTGGCGTACGCCGGTGTGCTGGCGCTGAGCGTCGTCGCCGTGGCGGGCGTCGCGAGCCCGGCGCTCGCCGGACGCCTGGCGCCGGCCGACGACTTCGAGGCGGTCCCCGGCTACTGGGAGCGAGCAGTGTCGTGGCTCGGCACGACCGCAGACCGCGACCCGGACGGGACGACCGCGCTGCTCGTGCCCGGCTCCAGCTTCGCCACCTACCTGTGGGGCACCCCCGAGGACGAGCCGGCGCAGGCCTATGGTGTCGCCGGGTGGGCGGTGCGCAACGCCGTGCCGCTCGCGCCGCCGGGCAACATCAGGATGCTCGACGCCGTCGAGGCCCGCCTGGCCGCCGGCCGGCCCTCGCCGGGCCTCGCCGCCTACCTCCGCCGGGCCGGGGTGGGGCGGCTGGTGGTGCGCAACGACCTGCGTGCCTCCGACGACGTGCCGCTCCCGGTCCTGGTGCACCAGGCGATCGAGGGCTCACCCGGGCTCACCAAGGTCGCCGAGTTCGGCCCGGACGTCGGCGGGCCGGTGCGCCTCGACGAGGACGACGAGGAGGACGACGAGGAGGACGACGAGGAGGCCGACGAGGAGGCCGACGAGGAGGCCGACGAGGAGCGGCCGCGCCGCGTGGTCGTGGACGGGGGCTGGCACGCCGACTACCCGGCCGTCGAGGTCTACGAGGTGGCCGGCGCCGGAGCGGCCGCCGGAAGCCCGGCCCCACCGGTGGTGGTGGGCGGGCCGGAGGACCTCCTCGACCTGCTCGACGCCGACCTGCTGGGCGACGAGCCCGCGGTGCTCGCGCTCGACGCACCGGACGGGCCCGACGGCGGTGGGCTGGTCCTGACGGACGGGCTGCGCCGTCGCGAGGCGACCTTCGCCCGCGTGCACGACGGCCGGTCGGCGACGCTCGCCCCGGACGACGACGGTCGCAGGGGTGCGCCGGCGCGCGAGTACGTGCTCGAGGACCAGGCCCGCTGGGAGACGACGGCGCAGGTCCTCGGGGCACGCTCGGTCGACGCGTCCGGGTCGCGAGCCTTCGCGGACACCATCGGCCCGGTGCTGCCGGAGACACTGCCGTACGCCGCCTTCGACGGCCGGCCGGAGACGGCGTGGGAGTCCGGGATCCCGCGCAGTGACGAGGACCCCTGGGTGCGGGTGGTCCTCGCGGAGTCCCGCGAGGTCGGGCCGGTGACCGTCGTCGCCGGCGAGACCCAGGGCGACGACGCGACCTCCTTGGTGGTCGAGACGGAGGCGGGCACGTCCGAGGCCCGGACGCTGCTGCCGGGGGAGTCGGTCACGCTCGTGCCGCCGGCGGGCCCGACGTCGTGGATCCGCGTCGCGGCGGCCCCGAGCGACGGTCCAGCGGAGGGCCTGTCCATCGCCGAGGTGCGCGTCCTGGGGCTCGACCTCGACCGGACCCTCGTGCTGCCGGAGGTCCCGGCCGGGTGGGGCGCACCCGACCACGTGCTCCTCGCGGCGCCCACCAGCCGCGGCGCCTGCGTGGAGGTGGGGAGCGACGTGCGGTGCGCCCCCGGACGGCAGCGCCCGGACGAGGACGGCGGTGTCATCGACCGGACGGTCCGCCTGGGCACCGGCGCCGACTACGAGGTCTCGGTCGGCGTGCTCCCGGTGGCCGGCGACGCGCTCGAGGGACTGCTGCAGCGCAACCAGCTCGTCAACGTGACGGCCTCCTCGACGGGTGCGCCGGACGCTCGCGCCTCCGCGGTGGCCGCGATCGACGGGGCCGGTGGCACGACGTGGACCGCCGACGTCGACGACCCGACCCCGACGCTCACCCTCAGCTGGATCGGGAAGCGTCCCGTGCGTGCGATCGAGCTCGGGCTCGACCGCGAGGCCGCGGCCGCCCCGGCCACCCGCGTCGAGCTCGTGCACGACGCCGGACGACAGACCGTGGAGCTCGACCCCGACGGCTATGCCCGGGTGGAGCCGTTCCGCACCACCCGCCTCGAGGTCCGGGTCCTGGACTCCGCGCGGGCCGGGACCCGGTCCGCCTTCGGCGGCATCGACCCGGTGGGGGTCGGTGTGAGCGAGCTGCGGGTGAGCGGCGTCGGTCTGCTGCCGATCGAGCTGCCGGAGACACCGGTGGACATCGGCTGCGGGTTCGGTCCCGCGCTGCGCGTGGGCGGCGACATCTACGCCACCAGCGTCACCGCCTCCGCCCGGCAGCTGTTCGACGGCGAGCTCGTGACCGCCCGCGCCTGCGGTCCTGCGACGGTCGACCTCGGGTCGTCGACCACGCGGGTCGTCAGCACGCCCGCACCCGCGTTCCGGCCGGTGCGGGTGGTCCTCAGCCGGCCCGGGGCCGCGGCGCTCGGGACCTCCCCGTCCAGCGCCACCCTCCGGCCCACCTCGCCCGTGACCGCCGGGCTGGCGCTGGAGGACGCGGACGCGCCCTCGGTGGTGGCGCTGCACCAGAACGTCAACGCGGGCTGGCACGCGCGGCTCCCCGACGGCGAGGAGGCGGCGGACCTGACCGTC
This genomic stretch from Nocardioides renjunii harbors:
- a CDS encoding class I SAM-dependent methyltransferase; translated protein: MPQQSVPPSSAWAPTLRRSVRLFRAFRLEQTRPDVFYGALAEDSVGHLSEYADLVGSRMLDVGGGPGYFRRAFEDAGATYFALDADAGELSGLGEISPRTVLGSGMQLPFGDGTFDVCYSSNVLEHVSEPWRMADEMVRVTRPGGITFISYTVWFGPWGGHETAPWHYLGGRRARRRYRRTHGHEPKNRFGESLFAVTVRAGLDWARGQTDAEVLDVVPRYNPRAARWLTYVPVVREVVTWNLVIVLRRR
- a CDS encoding alpha-(1->3)-arabinofuranosyltransferase domain-containing protein, which produces MSPPTTSSPTAITWRFRLVACCLVLVALAFSQRPGRIVSDTKFDLVADPGAMLGRALHMWDPSGGFGQIQNQAYGYLFPMGPFFWLGDLLTVPGWVVQRTWWSLLLVVAFLGVVKLCAALDLGSPTSRIVAGFAYALSPRILTTIGPISIEGWPMALAPWVLVPLVLGSRARSPRRAAALSALAVAAVGGVNAAATFAVIPLGAVWLLTRSAGPRRRALMTWWPLLVVAGTAWWLVPLLLLGAYSPPFLDFIETASITTFPTTPFDVLRGTSHWVPYVDSTWRAGNDLVSTGYVALNGAVLVVLGLAGIALRGNPHRQFLALGTLLGLVLVSLGHSGSVSGWFAADERSALDGVLAPLRNVHKLEPLVRLPLVLGLAHLLAAAAARVRAAPPRSLRERLEDGDRVAYAGVLALSVVAVAGVASPALAGRLAPADDFEAVPGYWERAVSWLGTTADRDPDGTTALLVPGSSFATYLWGTPEDEPAQAYGVAGWAVRNAVPLAPPGNIRMLDAVEARLAAGRPSPGLAAYLRRAGVGRLVVRNDLRASDDVPLPVLVHQAIEGSPGLTKVAEFGPDVGGPVRLDEDDEEDDEEDDEEADEEADEEADEERPRRVVVDGGWHADYPAVEVYEVAGAGAAAGSPAPPVVVGGPEDLLDLLDADLLGDEPAVLALDAPDGPDGGGLVLTDGLRRREATFARVHDGRSATLAPDDDGRRGAPAREYVLEDQARWETTAQVLGARSVDASGSRAFADTIGPVLPETLPYAAFDGRPETAWESGIPRSDEDPWVRVVLAESREVGPVTVVAGETQGDDATSLVVETEAGTSEARTLLPGESVTLVPPAGPTSWIRVAAAPSDGPAEGLSIAEVRVLGLDLDRTLVLPEVPAGWGAPDHVLLAAPTSRGACVEVGSDVRCAPGRQRPDEDGGVIDRTVRLGTGADYEVSVGVLPVAGDALEGLLQRNQLVNVTASSTGAPDARASAVAAIDGAGGTTWTADVDDPTPTLTLSWIGKRPVRAIELGLDREAAAAPATRVELVHDAGRQTVELDPDGYARVEPFRTTRLEVRVLDSARAGTRSAFGGIDPVGVGVSELRVSGVGLLPIELPETPVDIGCGFGPALRVGGDIYATSVTASARQLFDGELVTARACGPATVDLGSSTTRVVSTPAPAFRPVRVVLSRPGAAALGTSPSSATLRPTSPVTAGLALEDADAPSVVALHQNVNAGWHARLPDGEEAADLTVDGWQQGWRVPAGTDSLDLRYGPDRTYRAALLGGAALLLVLLLGAVVVPRRGSATPPVRTAVAGWVVPVAGLITLGLVAGWPGVGWGALGAGLGLVARTRFPAAVVALAAGVPLLAAAGVYWLRPLGSEDGWAGALLAPQLLVALSLGAWLAAVAAHGGRMSRSRWEGRSTTR